The DNA sequence GCAGGTGCATCCGCTACCTGACGGCAACTTCACCGATTTGGTGCTGTATGCCCGGCTGGCCGGCGACGAGGTGCAGGGACCACACGGCTTCTCCGGTGTGATGAACTCCGCGCTGCCCCGCACCCGCGCCATCGCGCACGTGCTGATGCGGCATCCGGACGGCCGGGTGCTGCTGTGCGACACGGTGTTCAAGCGGGACTGGGAGCTCCCGGGCGGCATCGTCGAGCCGGGTGAGCCACCCAGGCACGCCGCGGTCCGTGAGGTGCGCGAGGAGCTCGGCATCGACCTGGAGATCACCAGGCTGCTGCTGGTGGACTGGATGCCGCCCTATCTCGGCTGGGACGACGCGCTGGAGTTCATCTTCGACGGCGGCACGGTCACCGAGTCCGACATCGCCGCCTTCTCGCTGCAACCCAGCGAGATCGCTGCGGTGCATCTGGTCAGCGTCGCCGGTGCCGCGGCGCACCTCACGCCGCTCTCGCATCGACGGCTCGCCATCGCCGCCTCCCTCGGCCCGGACGAGGTCGCCTACCTCGAGGACGGGACGCCGCAGGTCTAGCTGGCGCGGCGATCGCCTTCCCCACCCCCTCTTCGCACAGCTTCCTCGCACCTCACCCAGGGTCGACCGTGTGCGAGGCCCACCGAGGTGTGCGAAGTGCGGCTGCGGGTCGGACCTGTACCGGGACGGCACCCAACACCGGCCAGCCGGCTCCCCGCAGGGTCAGTAGAGCGCGGTCATCAGGTCGCGGCGGGCCTTCAGCACCCGCTCGTCGGCGTTGCCGAGGGTCTCGAACAGTTCCAGCAACCGCACCCGGGCGGCCTCACGGTCATCGCCGGTCCTGGTCCGGACCAGGGTCAGCAACCGGCTGAAGGCCGCCTCGGCCTGGCCGGTGGCGAGCTCGACGTCAGCGGCCTCGAGATGGGCGGCGATGTCGGCGTCGGGTGACGCCACCCGAGCCATCACCTCGTCGGCGTTGAGCGACGTCGTCCGGGCCAGCAGACCAGCCTGGGCGCGGCCGGCCAGCGCCTCGGCATCGCCGGGCGACGCCTGCAGCAGCTTGTCGAACTCGTCCCGGGCGGCGGCGAAGTCGCCCCGCTCGAGCGCCTCGTCGGCGGCAGCGAACCGGGGGTCCGGCACGGCCTCGGCCTCAGGTTGCGACTCCGATCCGGCGACCGGCTCGGCCCTGCCGACGATGCCGTTGGCCACGGCCGCCTTGAGCAGCTCGTCCAGGTACTGACGCACCTGGTCGGCCGGCAGCACACCCTGGAAAAGCGGCGCGATCTGGCCGCCGATCACAGCCACGACGGTGGGTACGGCCTGCAGACCCAGCGCCGACACGATCTGTGGTGCGGTGTCGACGTTCAGCCGGGCAACCAGGTACTTGCCGGCGGCCTCGGCGGCCAGGGTGGCCAGCGTGTCGGACAGCTGCTGACCGGTGGAGACCCGCGGCGAGTAGAACTCGACCACGACCGGGTGCTGGACCGACTTGCGCATCACCTCGGCGTCGAAGGTCTGCTCGGTCACCTCGACCACATAGGACGCGCGGCCCCCGGCACCGGACGCCGGAGCACCCGGCGCGGGCTGGGAAGGCTTGGCCAGCTTGGACAGGTCGATGGCACCGGGACGGTTGAAACTAGACGCGCTCATGCCCTCCATCCTGTCAGGAACGAGATAATCCGACGACGGCAGGTCGACGCCGATCGGCACACGGCACAATGTCGCTATGGCACATCCTCGCGCAGGCCAGCGGGCCCAGGCTGAAGACCTCATCGACGTCGACGCGGTGGTCAACGCGTACTACGACCTGACCCCGGATCCGACCAACCCGGACCAGCAGGTGGTGTTCGGCACGTCCGGGCACCGTGGCGCCAGTCTGGACGCGGCCTTCAACGACGCGCACATCGCTGCCACGACGCAGGCCATCGTGGAGTATCGCGCCAGCCAGAACATCACCGGTCCGCTCTTCATCGGCAAGGACACCCATGCCCTGTCCGGGCCCGCCTGGACCACCGCGATCGAGGTGCTGATCGCCAACGGCGTCGAGGTCTGCTCCGAGAACGACAACGAGTACACCCCCACCCCGGCGGTGTCCCGGGCGATCGTCGTCCACAACAAGACTCATGATGCGAGCAACACCGCCGACGGCATTGTCGTCACGCCCTCGCACAACCCGCCGCGGGACGGTGGCTTCAAGTACAACCCGCCCCACGGGGGGCCGGCCGACACCGACGCCACCTCCGCCATCGCCGCGCGAGCCAACGAGCTGCTGGCCGACCCGCGGGCGATCAGGCGTTCCCGCTT is a window from the Microlunatus panaciterrae genome containing:
- a CDS encoding NUDIX domain-containing protein; translated protein: MAELDISITVSDGGIGVLSWDVEVGQEVLHRALVAVSEEALLDQRLRRLEVAVPAPDRASRGAVLRAGFRQEGIRRQVHPLPDGNFTDLVLYARLAGDEVQGPHGFSGVMNSALPRTRAIAHVLMRHPDGRVLLCDTVFKRDWELPGGIVEPGEPPRHAAVREVREELGIDLEITRLLLVDWMPPYLGWDDALEFIFDGGTVTESDIAAFSLQPSEIAAVHLVSVAGAAAHLTPLSHRRLAIAASLGPDEVAYLEDGTPQV
- a CDS encoding tetratricopeptide repeat protein, with protein sequence MSASSFNRPGAIDLSKLAKPSQPAPGAPASGAGGRASYVVEVTEQTFDAEVMRKSVQHPVVVEFYSPRVSTGQQLSDTLATLAAEAAGKYLVARLNVDTAPQIVSALGLQAVPTVVAVIGGQIAPLFQGVLPADQVRQYLDELLKAAVANGIVGRAEPVAGSESQPEAEAVPDPRFAAADEALERGDFAAARDEFDKLLQASPGDAEALAGRAQAGLLARTTSLNADEVMARVASPDADIAAHLEAADVELATGQAEAAFSRLLTLVRTRTGDDREAARVRLLELFETLGNADERVLKARRDLMTALY